A section of the Neisseria dumasiana genome encodes:
- a CDS encoding glycosyltransferase family 4 protein — protein MKIILATSMSGLGGTENATYRLGRLLCERNNQVILASSDGPLVEDCRQAGMQWHDIDFYKQGLKGYLSGMAAFMRLLKQEKPDIVHCQMARIVPACAMAAKLVSPRTKVFWHARGLAGETYPKVAKIFKKLGVYIIANCKQERGKLIRHGFPEHRITYTYNALHKVDGVPEKTAKDYVMLGTLSRLDDVRSVDRMLDIFKMLTDRNLPVRLNIAGIGENMEKLKAQAQQLGIADKVAFLGGVRNLTEYFKEVDILVNTPYCPGDSCAGVGNNVLEAGLYHTPVITYDMGGISEMVVHGKTGYCIPLDDKESFADSVEKLVSNKELRVQIGRALNEHVNSLCSDDEIYRTTMAAYAM, from the coding sequence ATGAAAATCATTCTGGCAACATCTATGAGCGGCTTGGGCGGCACCGAAAACGCCACCTACCGTTTGGGCAGGCTGCTGTGCGAACGAAACAACCAAGTGATCTTGGCTTCTTCAGACGGCCCTTTGGTCGAAGACTGCCGCCAAGCCGGCATGCAGTGGCACGATATTGATTTCTACAAACAAGGCTTGAAAGGATATTTGTCGGGCATGGCGGCCTTTATGCGCTTGCTGAAGCAGGAAAAACCCGACATCGTGCATTGCCAGATGGCGCGCATCGTGCCTGCCTGCGCCATGGCCGCCAAGCTGGTATCGCCCCGCACCAAAGTGTTTTGGCATGCCCGCGGTCTGGCCGGCGAAACCTACCCCAAAGTGGCCAAAATTTTCAAAAAACTGGGTGTGTATATCATTGCCAACTGCAAGCAGGAACGCGGCAAACTCATCCGCCACGGCTTTCCCGAACACCGCATCACCTATACCTACAACGCCCTGCATAAAGTTGACGGAGTGCCCGAAAAAACGGCTAAAGATTATGTGATGCTCGGCACGCTGTCGCGGCTGGACGATGTACGCTCCGTCGACCGCATGCTCGACATCTTCAAAATGCTTACCGACCGCAACCTGCCCGTGCGCCTGAATATTGCCGGTATCGGCGAAAACATGGAAAAACTCAAAGCCCAAGCGCAACAGCTGGGCATTGCCGACAAAGTGGCCTTTCTCGGCGGCGTGCGCAATCTGACCGAATATTTCAAAGAAGTGGATATTCTCGTGAACACGCCCTATTGCCCCGGCGACAGCTGCGCGGGCGTAGGCAACAACGTATTGGAAGCCGGGCTGTACCACACGCCGGTTATCACTTACGACATGGGCGGGATTTCCGAAATGGTCGTTCACGGCAAAACCGGCTACTGCATTCCTTTAGACGATAAAGAAAGTTTTGCCGACTCGGTAGAAAAACTGGTTTCAAACAAAGAACTGCGGGTTCAAATCGGCCGTGCTTTGAACGAGCATGTGAACAGCTTGTGCTCCGACGACGAAATATACCGCACCACCATGGCGGCCTATGCGATGTGA
- a CDS encoding glycosyltransferase family 4 protein, translating into MKIIITTSMSGLGGTEHAAYRLGKLLLDHGHTVVLASSDGPLVKDAEAAGMKWYDIDFYSGKTGYLKGMAAYVSMLKKEQPDIVHCQMARIVPACAIAAKIASPKTKVFYHARGLEPETYPKIAKLFDKLGVYIIGNCRHERDKLIRHGFPPQRIAYTYNALPARSGRFEKTPKDEVVLGTLSRLSKTRAVHLVLDITKALLDRSLPVRLSVAGIGEETDNLKAQAQALGIADKVDFLGGVRDLPAYFQEVDILLNTPVLIGDHGAGVGNNILEAGLYETPVVTYDGAGISEMVVDGETGYCVPLEDQARFIAAVETLVNDAALRKTMGKALHDRVTTLCSDEEIYRTTVAAYHL; encoded by the coding sequence ATGAAGATTATTATTACTACCTCAATGAGCGGGCTGGGCGGCACGGAACATGCCGCTTACCGTTTGGGCAAACTGCTGCTGGATCACGGCCACACCGTTGTTCTGGCCTCTTCAGACGGCCCGCTGGTAAAGGATGCCGAAGCTGCGGGCATGAAATGGTACGACATTGATTTTTACAGCGGCAAAACCGGCTACTTGAAAGGCATGGCGGCTTATGTGTCTATGTTGAAGAAAGAGCAGCCCGACATCGTGCATTGCCAAATGGCGCGTATTGTTCCCGCCTGCGCCATAGCCGCCAAAATCGCTTCGCCGAAAACCAAAGTTTTTTATCACGCACGGGGGCTGGAGCCCGAAACTTATCCCAAAATCGCCAAATTGTTCGACAAACTCGGCGTGTACATCATCGGCAACTGCCGACACGAACGCGACAAACTGATCCGACACGGCTTTCCGCCACAACGCATTGCCTACACCTACAACGCCCTGCCCGCCCGCAGCGGCCGGTTTGAAAAAACCCCGAAAGACGAAGTGGTGCTCGGCACCTTATCGCGCCTGAGCAAAACGCGGGCCGTGCATTTGGTGCTCGACATCACCAAAGCCCTGCTCGACCGCAGCCTGCCGGTGCGCCTGTCGGTTGCGGGCATCGGCGAAGAAACCGACAACCTCAAAGCACAGGCTCAGGCATTGGGTATTGCCGACAAAGTGGATTTTCTCGGCGGCGTGCGCGATTTACCGGCCTATTTTCAAGAAGTGGACATCCTGCTCAACACGCCCGTGCTGATCGGCGACCACGGCGCAGGTGTGGGCAACAACATTTTGGAAGCGGGCTTATACGAAACACCGGTCGTTACCTACGACGGGGCGGGCATTTCGGAAATGGTGGTGGACGGCGAAACCGGCTACTGCGTTCCGCTGGAAGACCAAGCCCGCTTTATTGCCGCCGTTGAAACGCTGGTCAACGACGCCGCCTTACGCAAAACCATGGGCAAAGCTCTTCACGACAGAGTGACCACGCTGTGCTCAGACGAAGAAATCTACCGTACCACCGTTGCCGCCTACCATCTGTAA
- a CDS encoding glycosyltransferase, with the protein MKIAIVAPYCSLPGEPNFNRFWYLAVLLSQSHDVLLLTSNFKHMNKSFRRPEMAEEASQGRLKVKLLKESGYTKNVSIARVQSHHVLVKDFEQWLEHCRDVVYSAYPLIATNILLGKHKARLGYKLIIDVQDVWPEAFSAVIPTLKKIPHNLLPFASRANAAYACADGLVAVSQSYLDRAKEANPNVPGEVVYIGADYDKLGSAQPKHFEGGKTRFFYLGTLSYSYDMETVCKGIQRLAEAGEQVELHIMGGGPDLDKLKQYESDSIKFYGYIPYAEMMSVAKGCDVAINPIHSYAMQSVTNKLSDYMALEKPILNSQVSSEIDEILTLLPHANYRSGDVNSFISAARHILTHKDDPVNSEEIVRRFKRDISYRKIVNLIESFGHE; encoded by the coding sequence ATGAAAATCGCCATTGTCGCACCTTACTGTTCGCTGCCCGGGGAGCCTAACTTCAACCGCTTCTGGTATTTGGCCGTATTGCTGTCGCAATCACACGATGTTTTGCTACTGACCAGTAACTTCAAACACATGAACAAATCTTTCAGACGGCCTGAAATGGCTGAAGAAGCGTCTCAAGGCCGTCTGAAAGTCAAACTGCTCAAAGAGAGCGGCTACACCAAAAACGTTTCCATTGCGCGCGTGCAAAGCCATCACGTTTTGGTTAAAGATTTCGAGCAATGGCTGGAACACTGCCGGGACGTGGTGTATTCCGCCTATCCGCTGATTGCCACCAACATTCTGCTGGGCAAACACAAAGCGCGCTTGGGCTACAAACTGATTATCGACGTGCAGGACGTTTGGCCGGAAGCCTTCTCCGCCGTTATTCCCACGCTGAAAAAAATTCCGCACAACCTGCTGCCTTTTGCCTCACGCGCCAACGCCGCCTATGCGTGTGCCGACGGTTTGGTGGCCGTATCTCAAAGCTATCTCGACCGCGCCAAAGAAGCCAACCCCAACGTGCCGGGCGAAGTGGTATATATCGGCGCAGATTACGACAAGCTCGGCAGTGCACAGCCCAAACATTTCGAGGGCGGCAAAACCCGTTTCTTCTATTTGGGCACGCTCAGTTACAGCTACGACATGGAAACCGTCTGCAAAGGCATACAGCGCCTGGCCGAAGCGGGCGAACAGGTTGAGCTGCACATCATGGGCGGCGGCCCCGATTTAGACAAACTCAAACAATACGAATCCGATTCGATTAAGTTTTACGGTTATATCCCCTATGCCGAGATGATGTCGGTGGCCAAGGGCTGCGATGTCGCCATCAATCCGATTCATTCCTACGCCATGCAGTCAGTAACCAACAAACTCTCAGACTATATGGCTTTGGAAAAACCGATACTCAACAGCCAAGTCAGCAGCGAAATCGATGAAATTTTAACCTTGCTGCCCCATGCGAACTACCGCTCCGGCGACGTAAACAGCTTTATTTCGGCCGCCCGCCACATACTCACACACAAAGATGATCCGGTGAACAGCGAAGAAATCGTGCGTCGCTTCAAGCGCGATATCTCCTACCGTAAAATCGTCAACCTGATTGAGAGCTTCGGCCATGAATAA
- a CDS encoding sugar transferase: protein MNKVIKRLFDIFASAAGLLVLSPVLLILAYLIRKNLGSPVFFIQTRPGKDGKPFEMIKFRSMRDAFDADGNPLPDSERLTPFGKKLRATSLDELPELWNVLKGDMSLVGPRPLLMKYLPLYNDFQYRRHEMKPGITGWAQVNGRNAISWDEKFAYDVWYVDNQSFWLDIKILLLTVKKVFVREGINAGDDVTMPTFTGNHPSGKQDHENQ from the coding sequence ATGAATAAAGTCATAAAACGCCTGTTTGACATCTTTGCCTCGGCGGCCGGCCTGTTGGTATTATCGCCGGTGCTGCTGATTCTTGCGTATTTAATCCGCAAGAATCTCGGCTCTCCCGTCTTTTTTATCCAAACCCGCCCCGGCAAAGACGGCAAACCTTTCGAGATGATCAAATTCCGCTCCATGCGCGACGCTTTCGATGCCGACGGCAACCCCTTGCCCGACAGCGAACGGCTTACCCCTTTCGGCAAAAAACTGCGCGCCACCAGTTTGGATGAATTACCTGAGCTTTGGAATGTCTTAAAAGGAGACATGAGCTTGGTCGGCCCCCGTCCGCTGTTGATGAAATACCTGCCGCTGTACAACGATTTCCAATACCGCCGCCACGAAATGAAACCGGGCATTACCGGCTGGGCGCAGGTAAACGGGCGCAACGCGATTTCTTGGGACGAAAAATTTGCTTATGATGTTTGGTACGTCGATAACCAAAGCTTTTGGCTCGATATCAAAATTTTACTGCTGACCGTAAAGAAAGTATTTGTGAGAGAAGGCATTAATGCCGGTGATGATGTTACCATGCCGACTTTTACCGGAAACCATCCCTCAGGGAAACAAGACCATGAAAACCAATAA
- a CDS encoding ATP-grasp domain-containing protein — protein sequence MKTNKNILILSAGRRVELVQDFKTEAARFSDGIKVLTTDLNPAMSAACHVSDGTFSVPPISDERYIDSIFDIARAQNVGLIIPTIDTELQKLADARNRFEAAGIHIIVSDPELITICRDKRFTAGLFNRHGIDTPEIYDRENLTFPCFAKPYDGSRSIGAKYIHSAEDLSYDLLTDPKIIFCRYIDITNEFTEFTVDLYYDRSGRLKCAVPRERLEVRTGEVSKGATRRNHLYSLMTEKMPVLEGARGCITAQFFCKDNTVYGIEINPRFGGGFPLTYAAGSNYPGWLIGEYLYGGNIPFFDQWQNNLIMLRYDAKILVPE from the coding sequence ATGAAAACCAATAAAAACATTCTTATTTTATCGGCCGGGCGGCGCGTCGAACTGGTGCAGGATTTCAAAACCGAAGCAGCACGCTTTTCAGACGGCATCAAGGTTCTGACCACCGATCTGAACCCCGCCATGTCGGCGGCCTGCCATGTGTCGGACGGCACGTTCAGCGTGCCGCCGATTTCGGACGAACGCTACATCGACAGCATTTTCGATATCGCCCGCGCCCAAAACGTGGGGTTGATTATCCCCACCATCGATACCGAACTGCAAAAACTGGCCGATGCCCGCAACCGCTTTGAAGCGGCCGGTATCCATATCATCGTTTCCGATCCCGAACTGATCACCATCTGCCGCGACAAACGCTTTACCGCCGGCCTCTTTAACCGCCACGGCATCGACACCCCCGAAATTTACGACCGCGAAAACCTGACCTTTCCCTGTTTTGCCAAACCTTACGACGGCAGCCGCAGCATCGGCGCGAAATACATCCACTCGGCAGAAGATTTGTCTTACGACCTCTTAACCGACCCCAAAATCATTTTCTGCCGCTACATCGACATTACCAACGAATTTACCGAATTTACCGTTGATCTGTATTACGACCGTTCAGGCCGTCTGAAATGCGCCGTGCCGCGCGAACGCTTGGAAGTACGCACGGGCGAAGTGAGCAAAGGCGCCACCCGCCGCAACCACCTGTATTCGCTCATGACCGAAAAAATGCCGGTATTGGAAGGCGCGCGCGGCTGCATTACCGCCCAGTTTTTCTGCAAAGACAACACTGTTTACGGCATCGAAATCAACCCGCGCTTCGGCGGCGGCTTCCCGCTCACCTATGCGGCGGGCAGCAACTACCCCGGCTGGCTGATCGGCGAATACCTTTACGGCGGCAACATTCCGTTTTTCGACCAATGGCAAAACAATTTAATCATGTTGCGCTACGACGCAAAAATATTGGTGCCGGAGTAA
- a CDS encoding HAD family hydrolase yields MNNIRPSESILVLDLDDTLYPEYEYKISGIRTVCKHISLLYPEHRADNLMAQLDTSGNHWLDKLCRLCGFNESEKQSLLWLYRTHTPNLTAFMPSEEFKDMLKPFAACILISDGRSLTQRLKLYALGLLECFDEILISEPCDSKKPDDKRFKHVQQQYSGRHYIYVGDNIAKDFITPNRLGWQTIGILPQKHSIHQHQANRFDNSHQPHIWLAGINELPALFAR; encoded by the coding sequence ATGAACAACATCAGACCATCGGAAAGTATTTTGGTCTTGGATTTAGACGATACGCTGTATCCGGAATACGAATACAAAATTTCCGGCATCCGAACCGTGTGCAAGCACATTTCCCTGCTCTACCCCGAGCACCGCGCCGACAACCTGATGGCGCAGCTGGATACATCCGGCAACCACTGGCTCGACAAGCTGTGCCGCCTGTGCGGTTTCAACGAATCGGAAAAACAATCTTTATTGTGGCTGTATCGGACACACACACCGAACTTAACGGCATTTATGCCGTCTGAAGAATTTAAAGATATGCTGAAACCATTTGCCGCCTGCATATTGATTTCAGACGGCCGCAGCCTGACACAGCGTTTGAAGCTGTATGCACTCGGCCTGTTGGAATGCTTCGACGAAATTTTGATATCGGAACCCTGCGACTCGAAAAAGCCCGACGACAAACGTTTCAAACATGTGCAGCAACAGTATTCCGGCCGGCACTACATTTATGTGGGAGACAATATTGCCAAAGATTTCATCACGCCCAACCGTTTGGGCTGGCAAACGATCGGTATCTTGCCCCAAAAACACAGTATCCACCAACATCAGGCAAACCGTTTCGACAACAGCCACCAACCGCACATATGGTTGGCCGGGATAAACGAACTCCCCGCACTGTTCGCACGATAA
- a CDS encoding formyltransferase family protein, with translation MTKILFMGRKKVSAGLLEFLSAQNNIEIVGVLTDSHLQGSPTTAAAKRLGLPLYTFDTALQAMKEGRLNYDLGISVLYWRKLRDEFLSTPSRGTINFHPALLPEYKGTGGYNLAIMDKLSEWGISAHYIDDSIDTGDLIEVVRFPMDPDTETAQSLERRSMEVLEGFAQRLIMQAATSETKLPAYPNIGGEYTSRAEMEAMKEIRPGDDVDRKIRAFWFPPYDGAYIEIDGKKFTLVNRRILEDVAPKDSTSLFAGQADA, from the coding sequence ATGACCAAAATTCTCTTTATGGGTCGGAAAAAAGTATCGGCCGGATTATTGGAATTCCTATCCGCGCAAAACAACATCGAGATCGTAGGCGTGCTGACCGACAGCCATCTGCAAGGTTCGCCCACCACGGCCGCCGCCAAACGCTTGGGGCTGCCGCTATACACTTTCGATACTGCCTTGCAAGCCATGAAAGAAGGTCGTTTGAACTACGATTTGGGTATTTCGGTGCTCTACTGGCGCAAACTGCGCGACGAATTTCTCAGCACGCCCTCTCGCGGCACCATCAATTTCCACCCCGCGCTGCTGCCCGAATACAAAGGCACCGGCGGCTACAATCTGGCGATTATGGACAAGCTTTCCGAATGGGGCATCTCCGCCCACTATATCGACGATTCCATCGACACCGGCGATTTGATCGAAGTGGTGCGCTTTCCGATGGATCCCGACACCGAAACCGCCCAATCGCTCGAACGCCGCTCGATGGAGGTGCTGGAAGGTTTTGCCCAACGCCTGATCATGCAGGCCGCAACCAGCGAAACCAAACTGCCAGCCTATCCCAACATCGGCGGCGAATACACCAGCCGTGCCGAGATGGAAGCCATGAAAGAAATCCGCCCCGGCGACGACGTTGACCGAAAAATACGCGCGTTTTGGTTTCCGCCTTACGACGGTGCGTATATCGAAATCGACGGCAAAAAATTCACTCTGGTCAACCGCCGGATTTTAGAAGACGTTGCCCCTAAAGATTCCACCAGCCTTTTTGCAGGACAAGCCGATGCTTAA
- a CDS encoding DegT/DnrJ/EryC1/StrS family aminotransferase — protein MLNTSIAPWPSFTQEEADAVSRVLLSNKVNYWTGTECREFEQEFAAFAGTQYAVALGNGTLALDVALKAMGIGAGDDVIVTSRTFLASASSIVTAGANPVFADVDLNSQNISAETIQTALTPNTKAVIVVHLAGMPAEMDAIMDLADKHNLWVIEDCAQAHGAKYKGKPVGSIGHIGAWSFCQDKIMTTGGEGGMVTTNDKELWSKMWSYKDHGKSYDAVYNRQHPPGFRWLHESFGTNWRMMEMQAVIGRIQLKRMPEWTAKRQANAAKLEAVLKNFGSIRLVDVPDYIEHAQYKFYAFVKPENLKAGWSRDRIVEELGARKVPCYQGSCSEVYLEKAFDNTPWRPKERLKNAVELGDTSLMFLVHPTITPEEMDFCCRHIEEVLKAATA, from the coding sequence ATGCTTAACACTTCTATCGCCCCGTGGCCTTCGTTTACCCAAGAAGAGGCCGATGCCGTATCCCGCGTATTGCTCTCCAACAAAGTCAATTATTGGACGGGCACGGAATGCCGCGAGTTTGAACAAGAATTTGCCGCCTTTGCCGGCACGCAATACGCCGTGGCACTCGGCAACGGCACGCTGGCTTTGGACGTTGCCTTGAAAGCCATGGGCATCGGTGCGGGCGACGATGTGATCGTTACCTCGCGCACGTTTTTGGCTTCCGCTTCTTCCATCGTAACCGCCGGTGCCAACCCCGTGTTTGCCGATGTGGATTTGAACAGCCAAAACATTTCCGCCGAAACCATTCAGACGGCCTTAACTCCGAACACCAAAGCCGTTATCGTGGTGCATTTGGCCGGTATGCCCGCCGAAATGGACGCGATTATGGACTTGGCCGACAAGCACAATCTGTGGGTTATCGAAGACTGCGCCCAAGCGCACGGTGCGAAATACAAAGGCAAGCCGGTCGGCTCCATCGGCCATATCGGTGCGTGGTCGTTCTGCCAAGACAAAATCATGACCACCGGCGGTGAAGGCGGCATGGTAACCACCAACGATAAAGAGCTGTGGTCGAAAATGTGGTCGTACAAAGACCACGGCAAAAGCTACGATGCCGTGTACAACCGCCAACACCCGCCCGGCTTCCGGTGGCTGCACGAAAGTTTCGGCACCAACTGGCGCATGATGGAAATGCAGGCCGTTATCGGACGCATCCAACTCAAACGTATGCCGGAATGGACAGCCAAACGCCAAGCCAACGCCGCCAAGCTGGAGGCCGTCTTAAAAAACTTCGGCAGCATCCGTTTGGTGGACGTTCCCGACTACATCGAACACGCGCAATACAAATTCTATGCGTTCGTGAAACCCGAAAACCTCAAAGCAGGCTGGAGCCGCGACCGCATCGTCGAAGAATTGGGCGCGCGCAAAGTGCCGTGCTACCAGGGTAGCTGCTCGGAGGTGTATTTGGAAAAAGCCTTCGACAACACGCCGTGGCGGCCGAAAGAACGTTTGAAAAACGCGGTGGAATTGGGCGACACCAGCCTGATGTTCTTGGTGCATCCGACCATCACGCCGGAAGAAATGGATTTCTGCTGCCGCCATATCGAAGAAGTGCTGAAAGCGGCCACGGCGTAA
- a CDS encoding polysaccharide biosynthesis protein, which produces MNLEALLSLPRNVKKACFIIHDMLVIFVSFWFAQSLKASYDGEWANAANWLAFAATAVLTIVLFVKLGLYRAVTRYVSTRILSTAVFGCMLSAVFFLFSVLIFEQRLRLALPVVYFLMLVVLVTSSRIILKSILSDRRHRKQMAPVIIYGAGQSGRQLLEAIKQVNEYNAVAFVDDNSAIQHTTIYDLPVYRPSELEDLIKRYGVEKILLAIPSASQEQRKLIIERLKCLQCEVLSIPGMKDLVDGKISVSSLKKVSVIDLLGRDPVAPRPELMSADISGKVVLVTGAGGSIGSELCRQIIRYRPAKLLLFELSEFSLYSIDKELREFQTASGMDIEVVPLLGSVQHRKRLFSIMEAYGVQTVYHAAAYKHVPMVEFNTIEGVRNNVYGTLFCAQAAVDAGVETFVLISTDKAVRPTNTMGASKRMAELCLQALAAEAGQQTRFCMVRFGNVLGSSGSVVPVFEKQIAAGGPITLTHQDITRYFMTIPEAAQLVIQAGAMGKGGDVFVLDMGESVRIIDLAKQMIRLSGLEVKDENHPDGDIEIKVTGLRPGEKLYEELLIGEEVQQTGHPRIMTANEVMLPWDALSDILTRMDTACREMNQMALRQLLLEAPTGFAPKDDICDLVWLQNRQAV; this is translated from the coding sequence ATGAATTTGGAAGCCTTACTATCGTTGCCCCGCAACGTTAAAAAAGCCTGTTTCATCATTCACGATATGTTGGTGATATTCGTGTCATTTTGGTTTGCCCAAAGCCTGAAAGCGAGCTACGACGGCGAATGGGCAAATGCCGCCAACTGGCTGGCGTTTGCAGCCACGGCGGTGCTGACCATCGTATTGTTCGTCAAACTGGGTTTATACCGCGCCGTTACGCGTTATGTGAGCACCCGCATTCTCAGCACGGCGGTATTCGGCTGCATGCTCTCGGCGGTGTTTTTTCTATTCAGCGTATTGATTTTCGAGCAACGTCTGCGGCTCGCGCTGCCGGTGGTTTATTTTTTGATGCTGGTGGTGTTGGTAACCAGCTCGCGCATTATTTTAAAATCGATTCTTTCCGACCGCCGCCACCGCAAGCAGATGGCACCGGTGATTATCTACGGCGCAGGCCAGTCGGGCAGGCAGCTTCTCGAAGCCATCAAACAGGTTAACGAATACAACGCCGTGGCTTTTGTTGACGACAATTCCGCCATCCAACACACCACCATTTACGACCTGCCCGTTTACAGGCCGTCTGAACTCGAAGACCTCATCAAACGCTACGGCGTCGAAAAAATCCTGTTGGCGATACCGAGTGCTTCCCAAGAACAACGCAAGCTCATCATCGAACGCCTCAAATGCCTGCAATGCGAAGTGTTGTCGATTCCGGGCATGAAAGACTTGGTAGACGGCAAAATCAGCGTCAGCTCGCTGAAAAAAGTATCCGTTATCGACCTGCTCGGCCGCGATCCCGTTGCCCCCCGCCCCGAATTGATGAGTGCGGACATTTCCGGCAAAGTCGTTTTGGTCACCGGCGCGGGCGGCTCCATCGGTTCCGAACTGTGCCGCCAGATTATCCGCTACCGTCCGGCCAAACTGCTTTTGTTTGAACTGTCGGAATTTTCGCTGTACAGCATCGATAAAGAGCTGCGCGAATTTCAGACGGCCTCCGGCATGGATATCGAAGTCGTACCGCTTTTGGGTTCGGTGCAGCACCGCAAACGCCTGTTCAGCATCATGGAAGCCTACGGCGTGCAAACCGTGTATCACGCCGCCGCTTACAAGCATGTGCCGATGGTGGAATTCAACACCATCGAAGGCGTGCGCAACAATGTGTACGGCACGCTTTTCTGCGCGCAAGCCGCCGTAGATGCCGGCGTAGAAACGTTTGTATTGATTTCCACCGATAAGGCCGTGCGCCCCACCAACACCATGGGAGCGAGCAAACGCATGGCCGAACTGTGCCTTCAGGCTCTGGCTGCCGAAGCCGGCCAACAAACCCGTTTCTGCATGGTACGCTTCGGCAACGTGCTCGGCTCGTCCGGCTCGGTAGTGCCCGTTTTTGAAAAACAGATTGCCGCAGGCGGCCCGATTACCCTCACCCATCAAGACATTACCCGCTACTTCATGACCATTCCCGAAGCCGCCCAGCTGGTGATTCAGGCCGGAGCAATGGGCAAAGGCGGCGACGTGTTCGTGCTCGACATGGGCGAATCGGTGCGGATTATCGATTTGGCCAAGCAGATGATCCGCCTGAGCGGCTTGGAAGTGAAAGACGAAAACCACCCCGACGGCGACATCGAAATCAAAGTAACCGGACTGCGCCCGGGCGAAAAATTATACGAAGAGCTGTTAATCGGCGAAGAGGTTCAACAAACCGGCCACCCCCGCATCATGACCGCCAACGAAGTCATGCTGCCGTGGGATGCCCTGTCCGACATTCTCACCCGTATGGATACGGCATGCCGCGAAATGAACCAAATGGCCCTCAGACAACTCTTATTGGAAGCACCAACCGGTTTTGCGCCCAAAGACGACATCTGTGATTTGGTTTGGCTGCAAAACCGGCAGGCCGTCTGA
- a CDS encoding polysaccharide export protein, whose translation MKTTLTVISFSLLALTAGCTVVPGSGLPTRNKTVVYDHNESKQDTVLDSRINIYPITPGLIDRMQEHRRGALSNPALERQKSGYRYRVGSGDVLNVMVWHHPDLNTPTPSGTQTESKQVSNGVWVDEAGYLSYPLAGRIYARGKTLPELQNILTGRLKRYIKNPQVSLTVTEFRSQRVSVSGAVGKPGQFPITNVPLTLLDVIDQAGGAAENADTNNIRWTKDGVERTISLQDIRQHGDLSQNLLLSGGDIVYVPTTDNSRVHVMGEVGKQTSLRMGSYGLTLTQALGDAGGINQVTANASGVFVIRNVPEDRAKPIHVYQLNLKDASAYALANRFKLRADDVVYVTAAPVSRWNRVVSQVTNSVSNITSLNSSFN comes from the coding sequence GTGAAGACAACACTCACTGTAATCAGCTTCTCGCTGCTGGCCTTAACCGCCGGCTGCACCGTCGTACCCGGCTCCGGCCTGCCCACGCGCAACAAAACGGTGGTGTACGACCACAACGAAAGCAAACAAGATACCGTATTAGACAGCCGCATCAATATTTACCCGATTACGCCGGGTCTGATCGACCGCATGCAGGAACACCGCCGCGGCGCACTGAGCAACCCCGCGCTCGAACGCCAAAAATCCGGCTACCGCTACCGCGTGGGCAGCGGCGACGTGCTGAACGTGATGGTTTGGCACCACCCCGACCTGAACACCCCCACGCCTTCCGGCACGCAAACCGAAAGCAAACAAGTGAGCAACGGCGTATGGGTTGACGAAGCCGGTTATCTTTCCTACCCGCTGGCCGGCAGAATCTACGCCCGCGGCAAAACCCTGCCCGAACTGCAAAACATCCTTACCGGCCGTCTGAAACGCTACATCAAAAACCCGCAGGTATCCCTAACCGTAACCGAATTCCGATCGCAGCGCGTTTCCGTATCCGGCGCAGTCGGCAAACCCGGCCAATTTCCGATTACCAACGTACCGCTGACGCTGCTTGACGTAATCGACCAAGCCGGCGGCGCGGCCGAAAACGCCGATACCAACAACATCAGATGGACGAAAGACGGCGTAGAACGCACCATCTCGCTGCAAGACATCCGCCAACACGGCGATTTGTCGCAAAACCTGCTGTTAAGCGGCGGCGACATCGTGTATGTGCCCACCACCGACAACAGCAGAGTGCATGTGATGGGCGAAGTCGGCAAACAAACCTCCCTGCGTATGGGCAGCTACGGCCTGACCCTCACGCAGGCACTGGGCGACGCGGGCGGCATCAACCAAGTAACGGCCAACGCATCCGGCGTATTCGTGATCCGCAACGTGCCCGAAGACCGGGCCAAACCGATACACGTTTACCAACTCAACCTGAAAGACGCATCGGCCTACGCATTGGCCAACCGCTTCAAACTGCGTGCCGATGACGTTGTTTATGTAACTGCCGCACCGGTATCGCGTTGGAACCGCGTAGTTTCCCAAGTAACCAACTCCGTTTCCAACATTACCTCCCTGAACAGCTCCTTCAACTGA